The Geitlerinema sp. PCC 9228 genome contains the following window.
CAAGTTGGCGTTGGAAAATTCCGCGGCACAGAGGTCTTGACCAGAAAAATCTTTTCCCATCAGTTCGGCATTGCTATACGACAGGGGTGGTGGATAATACTGAGCTTGAGAATGTGCTGGTGATGGGAACAACAAACCAATACAGCAGTACAATACAAAGATAGATATAAATTTTTGCCACAGAGAACGCATAGAAAGTTACCGATTCGCTAATTGCAGGGAATTTTTTTGCATTCTTCTAGAATACTGCATTTTGCCCCATTGCGATCGCGTTTCCCGACCACGCAAATCCCCACCAATGCAGTAGGATATCAGTGAAGAGTGCGGTGACAGGTGATAAACCATGCCTAATTTTCTTTTAACTTGGTTGCTGACAGCGCTGGCACTGGTACTAACTGGTTGGTTGGTACCGGGAATCACCTTAGACGGATTTAATGCCGCGATTATTGCGGCAGCGGTATTGGGATTGGTTAATGCTGTGGTGAAACCATTGCTGATTTTGCTGACCCTTCCGCTGACCTTTTTGACCCTCGGTCTCTTTTTATTGGTGATTAATGCCATTTCCATTATGCTGGTGGCTTCCTTAACTCCGGGGTTTGCCGTTAGCGGATTTTTGGCAGCACTGGTTGGCTCCATTGTGCTATCTTTGGTTTCGACAATCCTTGGTAACTTGGTGGAACGGGAAGACGAAGATTGAACAATTTGTCCGTTTTTCTTGGGAACTGGAAAAAGGGCGATCGCAGCGATCGCCCTTTTTGATATTTTAAACGTGGAAAACATTAAGTGGCATGGAAAGAAAATCGTTCTTTTGGATGGTTGGTTGGCACCTGAGGAAGCAGCGATTGCAATCGACTCGTTTTTCAGAATCGGCGTTTGGATAAATTAAAACAATCAATCGATGGCGATGCCTTGGAAAGCCAAAACAATGAAATTTTGCCACAAAAAACAGAATACTTCTCAAAATCTTATTCGAGAACTGCCAACAAACCAACCCAATGAGTAGGGAACGAATTATACCATTTTCTTAATAGTTTGCAAGAGATAATAGGGGCATTTTTGTAGGAGCGCAACGCTTGATTAGGGGCGCTTCGCGAAGCGCCCCTACCAGGGGAATCGGGAAATCCCAAAAAATCATTGTTTTTCAGAAATGGTATGATACCAAATCCGTACTGACAAAACCCGATAATGCAAGCGGGGAAGAACCCCCTGTTGTCCCCCTTTACAAGGGAGACGGTTCGGTTTATGTTTGTGGCTTAGCAATATCGGATTTCGTATTACCTACCTATTCAAAAGTTGAAGAAGAAACTGCTACCACTGCTGCCTCTGTTTGTTTTAACGCCAAGTATTGAGATTTTTGGAAACCAGTGCGATCGCGATTTTCCATTTTCTCTATTTCTTGAAAACCATGGTTTTCCCTACCCACAAAAAGTTTCCCTTCACCCGGAAAAATCCATATTTTACTTTTGGAATTTTCCCCCTGGAAAAGCGATCGCATTTTTAATAGAATCGGCCAACGCAGATGCTAGCATTCCCCATTTCTTTGAGTTTGGCGAGATACTCCTCCTCGAAAACTTAGCCATGACAGAGCGAAATTAAACGAAAGCGATTCCCCTGGATTTCGTAGAAAACCGCCACAAAGCTTGGGTTATCAACTAGAGAAACGCCATTTTTTCTTAAATACACCCTAATCGCACCACGAATCCAATTGAAGTTGCGATGGCAGCCACTAGTTTTATACTTCCAGCCAAGTACATTTTCTAGTGGTCAATTCTTCGCTACCGTCATGGCAAAATTAGAGTCTCTGACAATTTACCTATTGCAAATCGGATAGCAAATCGGAAAATTCATCATCGTCATCATTTTTAGATTTTTGGGATTTTTGCGATTCATCGTTGTTGTCTTCTTCTAAAGCGTCTAAATCCAAATCTCCCAAATCATCCGATTCAGAACTGCTTGCCAAATTGACATCATCCAGCAAGTCACTTTCGGAGGAAGTATCGTCTTCTGAGGATTCTTCTTGCGCACTCAGTTCATCCAAATTGACATCTTCTAATTCATCCGATCCTTCTTGCGCACTCAGTTCATCCAAATTGACATCTTCCAATTCATCCGTAGACTCTTCCTGAGATGCCAACCCTTCCAGGTTCATTTCTTCATCCGTAGACTCTTCCTGAGATGCCAACCCTTCCAGGTCCATTTCTTCATCCGTAGACTCTTCCTGAGATGCCAANCCGTAGACTCTTCCTGAGATGCCAACCCTTCCAGGTCCATTTCTTCATCCGTAGACTCTTCCTGAGATGCCAACCCTTCCAGGTTCATTTCATCCTCTTCCAGTTCGGAGGTAGATGTCATAGCTGCCGCATCCGATTCATCCGAGTCGCTGGTTTCCCAATCTTCAAAAGATTCCAAATCGGAAGTTTCCGACATAGCTTCTGATGTTTCTGATGTTTCGGATGGTTCCTCCAAATCCAATCCAGTATCATCAGCCTCCTCCTGTTCAGTCTCCAAAGATAGACCCTCATCCTCGAAAGCAGCCTCTTCCGGTTCAGTAGATGTCTCTGGCATTGCTGGCTGGCTGGTTTCCGCTGCCATCGCTGCCGACATCCCTGCCAAATCAGCAGCTTCCGGCGTTTCCGACTCAGCAGTTTCCGCAGAAGCTGCCGCCGTATCTGCCGACGAGGATGGGGATTCGTTCGTGGTAGATGGCTGTTCTC
Protein-coding sequences here:
- a CDS encoding phage holin family protein; this encodes MPNFLLTWLLTALALVLTGWLVPGITLDGFNAAIIAAAVLGLVNAVVKPLLILLTLPLTFLTLGLFLLVINAISIMLVASLTPGFAVSGFLAALVGSIVLSLVSTILGNLVEREDED